The proteins below come from a single Micropterus dolomieu isolate WLL.071019.BEF.003 ecotype Adirondacks linkage group LG05, ASM2129224v1, whole genome shotgun sequence genomic window:
- the LOC123970547 gene encoding C-X-C chemokine receptor type 3-like isoform X2 has translation MDMEVELDGLFRHNSTFDYNDYNYEYKDIDLKGSKEVLIPVLYSVEVVIGLLGNGLLLAILAQKRRCWSISDTFILHLSVADILLLVTLPFWAVQAAQHSGWCFWGFLCKLSGAVFNINFYCGILLLVCISLDCYLSIVHATKLYSQKRPMLAHISCLLVWLSSLILTIPDWIFMEARKDPSQVKTLCAHNYSETLTELKLVSRLFHHTLGFLLPAATLIICCSCILLQRSSKGLQRPRGVMVILPLVVVFFVCWMPYNITLIVDTITSSSKEPNDGLSGSPAGHLKTALMVTSALGCIHACLRPLLYLGLCGNFRKRILAMLTCATLESERSLWDLGVGEDPLPDQSHEGEELNQMTSVDHQVQSTDQC, from the exons ATGGACATGGAAGTGGAGCTTGATGGATTATTTCGCCATAACAGCACCTTTGACTACAATGACTACAACTATGAGTACAAAGATATTGATTTAAAAGGCAGTAAAGAGGTGTTGATCCCAGTTCTGTACTCAGTGGAGGTGGTTATAGGTCTGCTGGGGAACGGGCTGCTCTTGGCCATTCTGGCTCAGAAGAGGCGATGCTGGAGTATATCAGACACCTTTATCCTCCACCTGAGTGTCGCGGACATCCTACTGCTGGTGACACTGCCCTTCTGGGCTGTACAGGCCGCTCAACATTCTGGATGGTGCTTTTGGGGTTTTCTCTGCAAGCTCAGTGgagctgtttttaat ATCAACTTCTACTGTGGGATCCTTCTGCTGGTTTGCATCAGTCTTGACTGCTACCTGTCCATTGTCCACGCCACCAAGCTGTACTCCCAGAAGAGGCCAATGTTAGCTCATATCAGCTGCCTGTTGGTCTGGCTCAGCTCCCTGATCCTGACCATCCCTGACTGGATTTTTATGGAGGCAAGGAAAGATCCATCACAAGTGAAAACACTGTGTGCTCACAACTACTCTGAGACCCTAACTGAACTGAAGCTGGTGTCACGCCTGTTCCACCACACGCTGGGCTTCCTGCTGCCTGCAGCCACACTGATCATCTGCTGCTCCTGTATCCTGCTGCAGCGCAGCTCTAAAGGTCTCCAGAGGCCAAGGGGTGTCATGGTTATTCTGCCCCTGGTGGTGGTCTTTTTTGTCTGCTGGATGCCATACAACATCACACTCATTGTAGACACGATCACAAGCAGCTCCAAAGAGCCGAATGACGGTCTATCTGGAAGTCCTGCAGGTCATCTCAAAACAGCTCTGATGGTCACATCTGCTCTGGGCTGCATTCATGCCTGCCTCAGGCCTCTGCTCTATCTTGGCCTGTGTGGAAACTTCAGGAAACGGATCCTGGCAATGCTGACATGTGCTACACTTGAATCTGAGCGCTCGCTATGGGACTTAGGTGTGGGCGAAGACCCCCTTCCTGATCAGAGTCATGAGGGAGAAGAGCTGAACCAGATGACAAGTGTAGATCATCAGGTGCAGTCAACTGATCAGTGCTGA
- the LOC123970547 gene encoding C-X-C chemokine receptor type 3-like isoform X1 gives MMDMEVELDGLFRHNSTFDYNDYNYEYKDIDLKGSKEVLIPVLYSVEVVIGLLGNGLLLAILAQKRRCWSISDTFILHLSVADILLLVTLPFWAVQAAQHSGWCFWGFLCKLSGAVFNINFYCGILLLVCISLDCYLSIVHATKLYSQKRPMLAHISCLLVWLSSLILTIPDWIFMEARKDPSQVKTLCAHNYSETLTELKLVSRLFHHTLGFLLPAATLIICCSCILLQRSSKGLQRPRGVMVILPLVVVFFVCWMPYNITLIVDTITSSSKEPNDGLSGSPAGHLKTALMVTSALGCIHACLRPLLYLGLCGNFRKRILAMLTCATLESERSLWDLGVGEDPLPDQSHEGEELNQMTSVDHQVQSTDQC, from the exons ATG ATGGACATGGAAGTGGAGCTTGATGGATTATTTCGCCATAACAGCACCTTTGACTACAATGACTACAACTATGAGTACAAAGATATTGATTTAAAAGGCAGTAAAGAGGTGTTGATCCCAGTTCTGTACTCAGTGGAGGTGGTTATAGGTCTGCTGGGGAACGGGCTGCTCTTGGCCATTCTGGCTCAGAAGAGGCGATGCTGGAGTATATCAGACACCTTTATCCTCCACCTGAGTGTCGCGGACATCCTACTGCTGGTGACACTGCCCTTCTGGGCTGTACAGGCCGCTCAACATTCTGGATGGTGCTTTTGGGGTTTTCTCTGCAAGCTCAGTGgagctgtttttaat ATCAACTTCTACTGTGGGATCCTTCTGCTGGTTTGCATCAGTCTTGACTGCTACCTGTCCATTGTCCACGCCACCAAGCTGTACTCCCAGAAGAGGCCAATGTTAGCTCATATCAGCTGCCTGTTGGTCTGGCTCAGCTCCCTGATCCTGACCATCCCTGACTGGATTTTTATGGAGGCAAGGAAAGATCCATCACAAGTGAAAACACTGTGTGCTCACAACTACTCTGAGACCCTAACTGAACTGAAGCTGGTGTCACGCCTGTTCCACCACACGCTGGGCTTCCTGCTGCCTGCAGCCACACTGATCATCTGCTGCTCCTGTATCCTGCTGCAGCGCAGCTCTAAAGGTCTCCAGAGGCCAAGGGGTGTCATGGTTATTCTGCCCCTGGTGGTGGTCTTTTTTGTCTGCTGGATGCCATACAACATCACACTCATTGTAGACACGATCACAAGCAGCTCCAAAGAGCCGAATGACGGTCTATCTGGAAGTCCTGCAGGTCATCTCAAAACAGCTCTGATGGTCACATCTGCTCTGGGCTGCATTCATGCCTGCCTCAGGCCTCTGCTCTATCTTGGCCTGTGTGGAAACTTCAGGAAACGGATCCTGGCAATGCTGACATGTGCTACACTTGAATCTGAGCGCTCGCTATGGGACTTAGGTGTGGGCGAAGACCCCCTTCCTGATCAGAGTCATGAGGGAGAAGAGCTGAACCAGATGACAAGTGTAGATCATCAGGTGCAGTCAACTGATCAGTGCTGA
- the cnfn gene encoding cornifelin homolog gives MSKRPKPSDAQGRKKRREEEEKREKDRAMAFQSNVISSQPQVTVTQYTLSSGLSDWSSNVCDCCEDCGICLCATFLPCILGCKVAQDNGDSCCLPFLPGAMIALRTSIRSRYNIDGSVCDDWVIMACLPLCGLCQMAREQKMRR, from the exons ATGTCAAAAAGACCGAAACCATCTGATGCccagggaagaaaaaaaagaagagaagaggaagaaaaacgcGAAAAAGACAGAG CAATGGCATTCCAGTCAAATGTGATTAGCTCGCAGCCTCAGGTAACAGTCACACAGTACACGTTGTCCTCCGGATTGTCAGATTGGAGTTCAAATGTGTGCGACTGCTGTGAAGACTGCGGCATCT GTCTTTGTGCAACGTTTCTCCCTTGTATCCTGGGCTGTAAGGTGGCTCAGGACAATGGGGACAGCTGCTGCCTGCCCTTCCTTCCTGGCGCCATGATTGCTCTAAGGACAAGCATTCGCAGCAGATACAACATTGAC GGCTCGGTGTGTGATGACTGGGTAATCATGgcctgcctgcctctgtgtGGACTGTGTCAGATGGCACGGGAGCAAAAGATGAGACGATAA
- the cxcr3.2 gene encoding C-X-C chemokine receptor type 3-2 has translation MDKVTSDDYWSYSDDYENYTVPSDMSRTHAAPCFQENIYSFAQRYSPVVYILVFLLALVGNVLVLCVIRRYRNSQSGGACAFSLTDTFLLHLAISDLLLAFTLPLFAVQWAHQWVFGLAVCKISGALFSLNRYSGILFLACISFDRYLAIVHAVSSGWKRNTCHAQIACALIWVCCLGLSGVDITFKQVVEMDTVGQHRALLCQVWFTENSTQWQVGLQLISVILGFALPLLIMLYCYIRIFRSLCNATRRQKRKSLRLIISLVSVFVICWAPYNCFQLTDSLQKLGLVTGSCQFGHVMDIGTLITESVGLSHCALNPLLYGFVGVKFRRELARMCKGLLVQRSRMGMEGWRERRPRRTTGSFSSAESENTSYSVMV, from the exons ATGGATAAAGTCACATCTGACGATTACTGG TCCTATTCAGACGATTATGAGAATTACACCGTGCCCTCTGACATGAGCAGGACTCATGCAGCCCCGTGCTTTCAGGAGAACATATACAGTTTTGCACAGAGATACTCCCCTGTTGTATACATTCTGGTGTTTCTCCTGGCTCTTGTGGGCAACGTGCTGGTGCTGTGTGTGATCCGACGCTACCGAAACTCCCAGAGTGGAGGAGCCTGCGCCTTCTCTTTGACGGACACCTTCCTCCTTCACCTGGCCATTTCTGACCTCCTGCTGGCCTTCACCCTGCCTCTGTTTGCCGTGCAATGGGCTCACCAGTGGGTGTTCGGCTTGGCTGTTTGTAAGATCTCCGGTGCCCTCTTCTCCCTGAACCGGTACAGTGGCATCCTTTTCCTGGCTTGCATCAGCTTTGACCGCTACCTGGCCATTGTTCACGCAGTCAGCTCTGGCTGGAAGCGCAACACCTGCCATGCCCAGATTGCGTGTGCCCTCATCTGGGTGTGCTGCCTGGGCCTGAGTGGAGTGGACATTACCTTCAAACAGGTAGTGGAGATGGATACTGTAGGCCAACATAGGGCGCTCCTGTGCCAGGTGTGGTTCACTGAAAACTCCACACAGTGGCAGGTGGGGCTGCAGCTGATCAGTGTGATTCTGGGTTTTGCACTTCCCTTGCTGATCATGCTCTACTGCTACATCCGCATCTTCAGGTCTCTCTGCAATGCCACTCGCCGCCAAAAGCGCAAGTCTCTCCGCCTCATCATCTCCTTGGTATCTGTGTTTGTCATCTGCTGGGCACCGTACAACTGCTTCCAGCTAACAGATAGTCTGCAAAAGCTGGGCCTGGTGACTGGAAGTTGCCAGTTTGGCCATGTGATGGACATTGGGACTCTGATCACTGAAAGTGTGGGGCTGTCGCACTGCGCCCTGAACCCTCTGCTGTATGGCTTTGTGGGGGTGAAGTTCAGGAGGGAGCTGGCTAGAATGTGTAAGGGGCTGTTGGTGCAGAGAAGCAGGAtggggatggagggatggagggagaggaggccTAGAAGAACCACAGGGTCATTCAGTTCTGCAGAAAGCGAAAACACCTCCTACTCTGTCATGGTGTGA